CAACCGTCCATGTCATCTGGTGTCTCAAGAGCACGGGACGACCACGTATCACATCACAAGAATCAGAGTCACAAAAAATAGTTCGCTTTAGCCCGTCATGAGGGCTCCAGTTTTGATGTGTTTAATAGCCTATTATGTCAACGCCGACAACGCCAAACCCAGAACCCGCGTGCGTCAACTCTTCTGTCTCAACTGATAGCTTGCAACCGTCATGCTCGCCTGAATATGGTACGTTCCAAGAAGCTCCGAAGAAAATCCAACCGTGAGTTTCGGCCTTAGTTGGCccgcttcttgctcttctgagCCATCTTGCGGAAAGCCTCCATACCGCCTGCACCAAGGGGACGATGGCTAGAGTTTTGCGAGCCCATAAAGGTGCTCTGGGGAGCAACAGTGTAGCTCGAAGGCAAGTTGACCATACGCGCCGAGTTGTTGCCTCGTGATGGGGCCAGTAGACGTTCACGCTCAGCGTCCTTGGCGTTGGCGGCAGGACGCTGGGAAAGACTGAATTGAGAGCTGATCTTCTGGCGTTGTGCCATCTTGGCAGATCTGGCATCAAAGTTAGCATGTGTAAGAAACAAACCGCAAGAGAACACATACTCATAATCGTAGTCACGGGTCTCGATCTGGCGCTTCTTGTAATCGTCGGTTCGTTTGAGGATAGGTCGACTCCATTCTCCCAGGAGTCGTGTAGCAATTCTCTTGATACTGGGTTCGGGCTTCTTGCTACGAGTATAGAACACCACCACTCTTCCGATACCGCTGCTGAGGAGCGCCTCTTTCTCGATGTTCATCTTGGCGAgagcgttgaagatgtcgCGTTGAATGTTGTACGCTGGAAGAGAGCCATCGTTCAGAGGctccaagaagaacttgACGTGCTGCAGAAAGTTCGTATCGGGGTCCAGAACGGCGTGTTGGACGTTGTTTCGGTTCAGAATAGCGGTGACTTCGGGGAGAAGCTTCAGCTTGTGCAGAGCTGGTTGGCCGGCCTCGCGAGCCTGGTTATCAGCCTGACAGGCCTGCTCCATCTGTACCTTGAGATCCGCTAGAAGATCATCAATCtcgtcctcaagatcctGGTTAAAAAGACATTAGTTGAAAAACTTGAGCATATGCATTTCGAAACGTAcaatctcatccttcttcctgCGCTTGAGGCCGCTTGGCTTCTTGATTGCCGCATCTATCATTCGGTCGAGCTCTCGCTGCTTTCGCTCCGCCGGTGTCAagttctcatccttctcaggCTCGGGACTAGCAGGCTTAGAACGTGGACGTCGctctccatcaccagcagcGCGTCTTGAACGTCGTGACTTCTTGCCCCCATCCTCTGCATCATCcatatcaacatcttcatctcgatcTCGGCGCTTCTTATCTCGACGGCCCTCACGTGGTTTCTTTGGAGCCTCTCCGTCTGCGCGCTTTCGCTTTGTAGCTTTCAATGTACGAGCAACATCTTCGTCAATGTCGACGGGACGGTCCTCAATATTCGCCGTTTCTGGGTCGTAGTCCTCGAACTGATCCTCGTCGACCTCGGACAGCGCATCGGAGTCGCGATCAGAGTCAGCAGCGGCGACAGCATCCTCAtattcttgctcttggccgTCGTTGACAGGCTCATTGGCGTGCTCGCCAATTGGGGAATCCCTTTCCGACATGGTGTCGCGTTGTCGACCGTGCGAGATCACTCTGGGAGTTCTTTATCGTTTTTTGTAACTTTTTATTCACAGCGCTTCAGATGCTTCGAGGACTTGGTGCTTGAAGATTTGTTGGTGAAGAATCGTCGAAGGCTGTGAATATGGAAAGATTGACAATTCGCAAACCTTCAACTTTCTTTGTATGGCTAGAGCCGCCACAGGTGCGAGGCGCGACCCCTGCTCGCTGACATAATCTCGAAGCTCCACCTAGCAAACCTCAGGCAGGTGGCCCGCACCCTTTGTTTACTTTGGCCTTTTTGGTTGCCACGGATGAATTGAAGAATACTTGAAGGATTGAATCTGGCAGCTGCAGTCACTACAGCTGTCCCGACATCAACCCTAAATTCTGTCCACCTGGCGAACCTTACCTCGTAATTATTCGAGCTATACAGTAGCTATAATCGATTATGGATCGTCGAACTTACGAAGGTCCTATGGACTGGGAGTACCAGAACAGTGGCCCTTTTGATCCCACGAGTCCTTTTACACATGCAGCAAAAAGTAACTCACAGAATGGCAAGTTTACCTTTAGCGGAGTTACAGTTGTAGCTGTAGCTTCTATCATCCATGATGTCTGGCAGCTCTTTGCTAACCGTTTGTAGTCTTTGGCTCCCCTTCGAAATCGACAAGAC
The window above is part of the Fusarium musae strain F31 chromosome 6, whole genome shotgun sequence genome. Proteins encoded here:
- the IWS1 gene encoding Transcription factor iws1 (BUSCO:EOG0926390Q), encoding MSERDSPIGEHANEPVNDGQEQEYEDAVAAADSDRDSDALSEVDEDQFEDYDPETANIEDRPVDIDEDVARTLKATKRKRADGEAPKKPREGRRDKKRRDRDEDVDMDDAEDGGKKSRRSRRAAGDGERRPRSKPASPEPEKDENLTPAERKQRELDRMIDAAIKKPSGLKRRKKDEIDLEDEIDDLLADLKVQMEQACQADNQAREAGQPALHKLKLLPEVTAILNRNNVQHAVLDPDTNFLQHVKFFLEPLNDGSLPAYNIQRDIFNALAKMNIEKEALLSSGIGRVVVFYTRSKKPEPSIKRIATRLLGEWSRPILKRTDDYKKRQIETRDYDYESAKMAQRQKISSQFSLSQRPAANAKDAERERLLAPSRGNNSARMVNLPSSYTVAPQSTFMGSQNSSHRPLGAGGMEAFRKMAQKSKKRAN